In Nitrospirota bacterium, the following are encoded in one genomic region:
- a CDS encoding glycosyltransferase family 2 protein → MTGTLPLSVAIITKNEEKRLPDCLKSVSFADEIVIVDSGSTDKTPDIAREFGCRFFVEEWKGDGPQKNSAVEKCSHEWVLVLDADERIPAETREHISRMLTGQCALADAYSFPRKSVFHGKWIKSCGWWPDRIVRLFKKGKGKFHSITHGQWGTTGVLEDLNVCIEHYSFSDYADMIRRADTYSTMLAQELFKKGKKAGFSTALLHGSAAFAKAYFLKRGFLDGRDGFVISLTKALGSFFKYAKLLELQRKDGK, encoded by the coding sequence ATGACCGGCACGCTCCCCCTTTCCGTCGCCATTATCACCAAGAACGAGGAAAAGCGGCTTCCCGACTGCCTGAAGAGCGTCTCCTTTGCCGATGAAATCGTCATCGTCGATTCGGGCAGCACCGATAAGACCCCCGATATCGCCCGGGAGTTCGGCTGCCGGTTTTTTGTCGAGGAATGGAAAGGGGATGGGCCCCAAAAAAATAGCGCAGTAGAGAAGTGCAGCCATGAATGGGTACTTGTGCTTGATGCTGATGAGAGGATCCCCGCTGAAACAAGGGAGCATATTTCCCGCATGCTCACCGGCCAATGCGCCCTTGCCGACGCCTATAGTTTTCCAAGGAAAAGCGTTTTCCATGGGAAATGGATAAAGAGTTGCGGCTGGTGGCCTGACAGGATTGTAAGACTTTTCAAAAAAGGCAAGGGGAAGTTCCATTCCATTACTCACGGACAGTGGGGGACGACCGGAGTGCTGGAAGATCTGAACGTCTGTATAGAGCACTACTCGTTTTCCGATTATGCAGATATGATAAGGCGTGCAGACACGTATTCCACCATGCTTGCTCAAGAGCTTTTTAAGAAAGGGAAAAAGGCAGGGTTTTCCACTGCCCTGCTGCATGGAAGCGCAGCCTTCGCCAAGGCGTATTTCCTGAAGAGAGGGTTTCTCGATGGAAGAGACGGTTTCGTTATTTCTCTTACCAAGGCCCTCGGCTCGTTTTTCAAATACGCGAAGCTCCTTGAGCTCCAGAGAAAAGATGGAAAGTAG
- a CDS encoding O-antigen ligase family protein translates to MHETVLPYKEGIGSHQAAGLADSLLLGSLCCLFFFIPLATSPAEIAGGLVLGVWVLSGKFMKDRKEWLNQPWTKPVLCFAALPWIGLLWTNDPAAGLEFATKSHNWLLAFAVASLWMSKNNANLLIISFLAGLGLLSTASLLQYAGLTAPSRWIPTIFSSKSITASLWLVLGMLLLSFHFSHARRALSKAAILFSMALFFVTLALGVGRSGYLAFVLLSPFMISTMMGRRKHLLVTSALSLIMISLLFLSPTVRSRIALVISGVNEYHQTNSGSSTGERLHMWKGAVKIFSEQPLIGVGTGGYPGEIAKYEFSDWPPEQRRFAHPHNSFLHMAASFGIIGIASLFWLLYVFLSKGWRHRSGHAGFFVFSFGLVLLIGSLTDTFFLSTGPAKLFALLAGIRTELR, encoded by the coding sequence ATGCACGAGACCGTTTTGCCTTATAAGGAAGGAATCGGATCGCACCAGGCAGCCGGTTTAGCCGACAGTCTTCTGCTCGGGAGCCTCTGCTGCCTCTTCTTCTTCATCCCCCTCGCTACGTCCCCGGCAGAGATAGCAGGGGGCTTGGTCCTGGGCGTCTGGGTCCTTTCGGGAAAGTTCATGAAAGACCGAAAGGAGTGGCTCAACCAGCCATGGACAAAACCGGTGTTATGCTTCGCAGCGTTGCCATGGATAGGCCTCCTCTGGACCAACGATCCTGCGGCAGGGCTCGAGTTTGCGACAAAGAGCCATAACTGGCTTCTTGCTTTTGCGGTTGCGTCCCTCTGGATGTCTAAAAACAATGCAAACCTTCTTATCATCTCCTTTTTGGCGGGACTGGGGTTGCTCTCAACCGCCTCCTTGCTGCAGTACGCCGGTCTTACAGCGCCCTCGCGATGGATTCCGACGATCTTCAGCAGCAAGTCCATAACCGCCTCGCTCTGGCTGGTGCTGGGCATGCTGCTCCTGTCGTTTCACTTCTCCCACGCGAGGAGGGCGCTGTCCAAAGCAGCGATCCTTTTTAGTATGGCGCTCTTTTTCGTAACGCTCGCTCTCGGCGTCGGGCGCTCAGGATACCTTGCCTTTGTCCTCCTCTCTCCTTTCATGATCTCGACCATGATGGGCAGGAGAAAACATCTGCTCGTTACCAGCGCGCTCTCTCTTATCATGATAAGTCTACTGTTCTTGTCACCGACAGTCAGAAGCCGGATCGCCCTGGTCATCAGCGGCGTAAATGAGTATCACCAGACCAATTCGGGGTCCTCGACCGGAGAACGGTTGCATATGTGGAAGGGTGCAGTAAAGATATTCTCCGAACAGCCGCTCATAGGCGTCGGCACCGGGGGGTATCCCGGGGAAATAGCGAAGTATGAATTCTCCGACTGGCCTCCCGAACAGCGCAGGTTTGCCCACCCCCACAACAGCTTTCTCCATATGGCCGCCAGCTTCGGGATTATCGGGATAGCCTCTTTGTTCTGGCTGCTCTACGTATTTCTTTCCAAAGGCTGGCGCCATCGATCGGGTCATGCCGGCTTTTTTGTATTCTCCTTCGGTCTCGTCCTCCTGATAGGAAGCCTGACCGACACCTTCTTCCTCTCGACCGGGCCGGCAAAACTCTTTGCCCTTTTAGCAGGGATAAGGACCGAGCTGCGATGA
- a CDS encoding nucleotide sugar dehydrogenase, producing the protein MIGDYIAGNKRIGVVGMGYVGLPLCVGFGKKFPEVIGFDINESRIRELTAGFDRTLEVATDDIKKASVSFTADPARLKEAQVVVVAVPTPINSHKFPDLKPLQSASETVGRNLSRGAVVVYESTVYPGVTEDICGPILERHSGMRAGADFKLGYSPERINPGDKVHGLEGIVKVVAGQDNETTDLLAALYGSVVTAGIHKAADIRTAEAAKVIENIQRDLNIALINELSIIFHRLGIDTMKVLEAAKTKWNFLPFQPGLVGGHCIGVDPYYLTFKAQEVGYHPEVILAGRRINDYMGKYIAEQTIKELIKAGTPVKGSKVLIMGFTFKENVKDVRNTRVIDIYHELRDFGVNPYIFDPEADAEEVKEEYGLELIADPKDFCLYEGVILAVRHDRFQAFSPQALKSLCNHAPVLIDVKGMFDADTVAGAGFERYWKL; encoded by the coding sequence ATGATAGGGGATTATATTGCAGGGAACAAAAGAATAGGGGTCGTCGGCATGGGATATGTCGGGCTGCCACTCTGTGTCGGGTTCGGCAAGAAATTTCCGGAGGTCATAGGCTTTGATATCAACGAGTCGAGGATCAGGGAGCTGACCGCGGGATTCGACAGGACCCTCGAGGTCGCCACCGACGATATAAAGAAGGCATCGGTCTCCTTCACTGCCGATCCCGCCCGGCTGAAAGAGGCCCAGGTCGTCGTCGTTGCGGTCCCAACGCCGATCAACTCGCATAAATTCCCTGATCTGAAGCCCCTGCAGTCCGCCTCCGAGACGGTGGGACGGAATTTGAGCAGAGGCGCTGTGGTCGTCTACGAGTCGACGGTCTATCCCGGCGTCACGGAAGATATCTGCGGGCCGATCCTCGAGCGCCATTCGGGGATGCGGGCGGGCGCGGACTTTAAACTCGGCTATTCTCCCGAACGGATAAATCCCGGCGATAAGGTGCACGGGCTCGAGGGGATCGTGAAGGTGGTCGCCGGCCAGGACAACGAGACGACCGACCTCCTCGCCGCGCTCTACGGGAGCGTGGTGACGGCGGGCATCCACAAGGCTGCCGATATCAGGACTGCGGAGGCGGCGAAGGTCATCGAGAACATCCAGCGGGACCTGAATATCGCCCTGATCAACGAGCTTTCGATCATCTTCCACCGGCTCGGCATCGATACCATGAAGGTGCTCGAGGCGGCAAAGACGAAGTGGAACTTTCTCCCCTTCCAGCCCGGCCTGGTGGGAGGCCACTGCATCGGCGTGGACCCCTACTACCTCACCTTCAAGGCCCAGGAGGTCGGCTACCACCCGGAGGTGATCCTCGCCGGTCGGCGGATCAACGATTACATGGGCAAGTATATCGCCGAACAGACGATCAAGGAGCTGATAAAGGCCGGCACGCCGGTCAAAGGGAGCAAGGTGCTCATCATGGGCTTCACCTTCAAAGAGAATGTGAAGGATGTGCGCAATACGCGGGTAATCGATATCTACCACGAGCTCAGGGACTTCGGCGTCAATCCCTACATCTTCGATCCTGAAGCGGATGCGGAGGAAGTGAAGGAAGAGTACGGGCTCGAGCTGATCGCCGACCCGAAGGACTTCTGCCTCTACGAGGGCGTTATCCTTGCCGTAAGGCACGACCGCTTCCAGGCATTCTCCCCGCAGGCGCTGAAATCGCTCTGCAACCACGCGCCGGTGCTCATCGATGTGAAGGGCATGTTCGATGCCGATACGGTTGCCGGAGCCGGCTTCGAGCGCTACTGGAAGCTATAG
- the moaA gene encoding GTP 3',8-cyclase MoaA has product MQDKFERVIDYMRISIIDRCNLRCVYCMPSEGVKPVQHKSILSYEEILRVVRIAARLGVRKIRITGGEPLVRKNLVYLIASLSSINGIEDISLTTNGLLLKKLARPLAEAGLKRVNISLDSLDSERYKEITRGGSITNVLEGIQEAEHAGLLPIKINMVPLRGLNDDEIEEFARLTMRTPYHVRFIEFMPIGARDLWSKEKYISTDEIKQRVETIAPLAPVRARKAGPARYFRFTDAPGVIGFISPLTHHFCGSCNRLRLTSDGKLRPCLFSETEIDLKSAMRDDASDSEIERLLRLAVEVKPQGHSLEHEKSIVRLKPMSRIGG; this is encoded by the coding sequence ATGCAGGACAAATTCGAGCGGGTCATCGACTACATGAGGATCTCGATCATCGATCGCTGCAACCTCAGGTGTGTCTACTGCATGCCCTCGGAGGGCGTCAAGCCGGTCCAGCACAAGAGCATTCTCAGCTATGAGGAGATTCTGCGGGTCGTCCGCATCGCGGCGCGGCTCGGCGTGCGGAAGATCCGGATCACCGGCGGCGAACCGCTGGTCAGAAAGAACCTGGTCTATCTCATCGCCTCGCTCAGCAGCATCAACGGCATCGAGGACATAAGCCTCACCACCAACGGCCTGCTCCTGAAGAAGCTCGCCCGCCCCCTGGCCGAAGCGGGGTTGAAGAGGGTCAATATCAGTCTCGACTCGCTCGATTCCGAACGGTACAAGGAAATCACCCGGGGAGGCAGCATTACGAATGTGCTCGAAGGGATACAGGAGGCCGAGCACGCCGGCCTCCTCCCGATAAAGATCAACATGGTCCCGCTGCGCGGGCTCAATGACGACGAAATCGAGGAGTTCGCCCGGCTGACCATGCGGACCCCCTATCATGTGCGCTTTATCGAGTTCATGCCCATCGGTGCGCGGGACCTCTGGAGCAAGGAAAAATATATCTCCACCGATGAAATAAAGCAGCGGGTCGAGACCATTGCGCCGCTCGCCCCGGTGAGGGCGCGGAAGGCAGGCCCGGCCCGTTACTTCAGGTTCACCGACGCGCCCGGCGTCATCGGGTTCATAAGCCCCCTTACCCACCACTTCTGCGGCTCCTGCAACCGGCTGAGGCTCACGTCGGACGGAAAGTTGAGGCCCTGCCTCTTTTCGGAGACCGAGATCGACCTCAAGTCGGCGATGAGGGACGATGCTTCGGACAGCGAGATCGAGCGGCTCCTCCGCCTCGCCGTTGAAGTAAAGCCGCAAGGACATTCCCTTGAGCACGAGAAGAGCATCGTCCGCCTGAAGCCGATGTCCAGGATCGGAGGGTAA
- the ybgF gene encoding tol-pal system protein YbgF — MPCRGRHLNYFGHLFLVLLVLAGGAGCVTTGDELRNDMAAVQMDTLGQRKEVAQLKASIAELERELAAVKEQNLGALRESQSSLLSQSSDLSKEVQLLKGRFDENRYFIDKALKDSLSERELQAARVASLENELKDIRSKFAALSAEFAAVQQAARAQAQPQPLPDGAQQEGAPAMKGTPEAGDSASSQRFYDDAQIDLKEKRFGEAREKFERFVKDFPQHTLAPNAQFWIGESYYGERKYEDAILSHENFLKKYPDHDKSRGAMLKQAYSFIELGDRKTGKVILERLIEKYPQSAEAELAEKKIAEVLGSQHKNAAPARNTKKKK, encoded by the coding sequence ATGCCGTGTCGAGGGAGGCATCTGAACTATTTCGGTCATCTGTTCCTCGTCCTCCTCGTCCTGGCGGGGGGCGCGGGCTGTGTCACCACCGGCGACGAGCTGCGCAATGATATGGCAGCAGTCCAGATGGATACGCTGGGCCAGAGAAAAGAAGTGGCCCAGTTGAAAGCGTCCATAGCAGAGCTGGAGCGGGAGCTCGCTGCCGTGAAGGAGCAGAATCTCGGTGCGCTGCGCGAGAGCCAGTCGTCGCTGCTCAGCCAATCCTCCGACCTCTCGAAGGAGGTCCAGCTGCTGAAAGGCCGCTTTGACGAGAACCGCTACTTCATCGACAAGGCGCTCAAGGATTCGCTCTCGGAGCGCGAGCTCCAGGCAGCGCGGGTCGCGAGCCTCGAAAACGAGCTGAAGGATATCAGGTCGAAGTTCGCGGCGCTGAGCGCCGAATTCGCCGCGGTGCAGCAGGCTGCGCGGGCTCAGGCTCAGCCTCAGCCTCTCCCCGACGGCGCACAGCAGGAAGGAGCTCCGGCGATGAAGGGGACGCCGGAGGCGGGCGACAGCGCCTCGTCCCAGCGCTTCTACGACGATGCGCAGATCGATCTCAAAGAGAAGCGGTTTGGCGAAGCGCGCGAGAAGTTCGAGCGCTTCGTGAAGGATTTTCCCCAGCATACACTGGCGCCGAACGCCCAGTTCTGGATCGGCGAGTCTTATTACGGGGAGAGGAAATACGAGGACGCCATCCTTTCGCACGAAAATTTCCTGAAGAAGTACCCGGACCACGACAAGTCGAGAGGCGCCATGCTCAAGCAGGCCTACTCGTTCATCGAGCTGGGAGACCGGAAGACGGGCAAGGTTATCCTCGAGCGGCTGATAGAGAAATACCCGCAGTCTGCAGAAGCGGAGCTCGCGGAGAAGAAGATCGCCGAGGTCCTCGGCAGCCAGCACAAGAACGCCGCTCCGGCCAGGAACACCAAGAAAAAGAAGTAA
- the pal gene encoding peptidoglycan-associated lipoprotein Pal — translation MKRFMAIFLVVLGLVTALGCAQKRVAQAPEQPVQPGVITEDKQKAAVPEAGEAGRERITEQQPPKTEQADLQAPPKELPVTMEDIYFDYDQYAVRDDAKPVLKDLAKFLSNNRNAKVVIEGHCDERGTDEYNLALGDKRAHSVREFLIALGIPSSRIDTVSYGEERPLCTESTEACWAKNRRAHFVLVEGK, via the coding sequence ATGAAACGTTTTATGGCCATATTCCTGGTCGTCCTCGGGCTCGTGACTGCCCTCGGGTGTGCGCAGAAGAGAGTTGCTCAGGCTCCTGAGCAGCCTGTTCAACCCGGGGTCATCACTGAAGATAAACAAAAAGCCGCTGTCCCGGAAGCAGGAGAGGCGGGAAGGGAACGCATAACGGAACAGCAGCCGCCGAAGACCGAACAGGCCGACCTCCAGGCCCCGCCGAAGGAGCTCCCGGTAACGATGGAGGACATCTATTTCGATTACGACCAGTATGCCGTCAGGGATGATGCGAAGCCGGTGCTCAAGGACCTTGCGAAGTTCCTCTCGAATAACAGGAATGCAAAGGTCGTTATCGAGGGGCACTGCGATGAGCGGGGCACCGATGAATACAACCTCGCCCTGGGAGATAAGCGTGCGCATTCCGTCAGGGAGTTCCTCATCGCCCTCGGCATCCCCTCCAGCAGGATCGATACGGTAAGCTACGGCGAGGAGCGGCCCCTCTGCACCGAGAGCACCGAAGCGTGCTGGGCAAAGAACAGAAGGGCGCATTTCGTGCTGGTGGAAGGGAAGTAG
- a CDS encoding response regulator → MDKQRILVVDDDPVVGLSCKRILGGEGFTVFTVEDGAGAVDKLSKEEFDLVITDIRLPDVYGLKVIQETKTIQPKADVVVVTGYPTLEDAKESIRLGALEYLEKPFTPDFMLNVANRVFDKRGWILKKAYIDRFKEYIVPASDLDNLTIFYKDGSWARPLKNGSWEVGVDVRHFLISGQMLYVDLLNSVKAVTTGEPFAKLLSGDGRIYEIKAPMTGVVQEINSHANEAICSLAKDYLCEGWFLWLARINPVKA, encoded by the coding sequence ATGGATAAGCAGCGGATACTGGTTGTAGATGACGACCCTGTTGTCGGCCTCAGCTGCAAGAGGATACTGGGCGGAGAAGGGTTTACCGTGTTTACGGTAGAGGACGGGGCAGGCGCCGTGGACAAACTGTCGAAGGAGGAGTTCGATCTCGTCATCACCGATATCAGGCTCCCCGATGTCTACGGGCTCAAGGTCATCCAGGAGACGAAGACGATACAGCCCAAGGCGGATGTGGTCGTCGTCACCGGCTACCCGACGCTCGAGGACGCAAAGGAGTCGATCCGGCTCGGCGCTCTCGAGTACCTCGAGAAGCCCTTTACTCCCGACTTCATGCTGAATGTGGCGAACCGGGTATTCGACAAACGGGGCTGGATCCTGAAGAAGGCCTATATCGACCGCTTCAAGGAATATATCGTGCCGGCCTCGGATCTCGATAATCTCACCATCTTCTATAAGGACGGCTCCTGGGCGCGGCCGCTCAAGAACGGCTCGTGGGAAGTGGGGGTCGATGTGCGGCACTTCCTCATCAGCGGCCAGATGCTCTATGTCGATCTGCTGAACAGCGTGAAGGCGGTGACTACCGGCGAGCCCTTTGCGAAGCTGCTCTCCGGGGACGGGCGTATCTACGAAATAAAGGCTCCCATGACGGGAGTAGTGCAGGAGATCAACAGCCATGCGAACGAGGCGATCTGCTCCCTTGCCAAGGATTACCTGTGCGAGGGGTGGTTCCTCTGGCTCGCCCGCATAAATCCGGTTAAAGCATAA
- a CDS encoding NAD(P)H-dependent oxidoreductase subunit E produces the protein MIKQYKGKPGALIPVLQEAQELIGYLPPIVQRHIARGLKLPVSEVHGVVSFYSFFTMKPKGKHNVRVCLGTACYVKGAEEIVKKLSDGLEVEVGGITTDKKFSLETVRCLGACGLAPVVVVDKDTFGSVNPVKVMDLLKEY, from the coding sequence ATCATAAAGCAGTACAAAGGCAAGCCGGGCGCCCTCATCCCCGTACTGCAGGAAGCGCAGGAGCTGATCGGGTATCTCCCTCCCATCGTGCAGCGGCATATCGCCCGCGGACTGAAGCTGCCGGTGAGCGAAGTGCACGGCGTCGTCTCGTTCTATTCCTTCTTCACCATGAAGCCGAAGGGCAAGCACAATGTGCGCGTCTGCCTCGGCACCGCCTGCTACGTCAAGGGCGCCGAAGAGATCGTGAAGAAGCTGAGCGACGGACTCGAGGTCGAGGTGGGCGGCATCACCACGGACAAGAAGTTCTCGCTCGAGACGGTCCGCTGCCTCGGCGCCTGCGGGCTCGCGCCGGTCGTGGTGGTTGACAAGGATACGTTCGGGTCGGTGAACCCGGTCAAGGTTATGGATCTGCTGAAGGAATACTAG
- a CDS encoding (2Fe-2S) ferredoxin domain-containing protein translates to MPRLTVDDLKKIKEDYKAMLTLREGGSRAKVTIHMGTCGIAAGARKVMEALLDELAKNGVKDVAVTTSGCAGFCSKEPMATVEMLNQPPVKYIALTEEKMRKIFDEHVMKGQPVQEYALAMGCETSY, encoded by the coding sequence ATGCCCAGGCTTACCGTGGACGATTTGAAGAAGATCAAGGAAGACTACAAGGCCATGCTCACCCTGAGAGAGGGCGGCAGCAGGGCGAAGGTGACGATACATATGGGCACCTGCGGTATTGCGGCAGGCGCGCGAAAGGTCATGGAAGCGCTCCTCGACGAGCTGGCGAAGAACGGCGTCAAGGACGTCGCGGTCACCACGTCGGGATGCGCGGGCTTCTGCAGCAAGGAGCCGATGGCCACGGTCGAGATGCTGAACCAGCCGCCGGTCAAGTATATCGCGCTCACTGAAGAGAAGATGAGGAAGATTTTCGACGAGCATGTCATGAAGGGCCAGCCGGTTCAGGAATACGCCCTTGCAATGGGCTGCGAGACTTCGTACTAA
- the nuoF gene encoding NADH-quinone oxidoreductase subunit NuoF, which translates to MSNYRTNVMLCGGTGCIAGGSLKLKTAFDAEINKRGLQNEINIVLTGCNGFCAEGPVMTVYPDDIFYEKVTAADVPTIVEEHFIKGRPVQRLLYKEPLKKQTIPLTKDIPFFNLQVLRALRNKGLIDPEKIEEYIARDGYQAAAKALTEMTPQQVIEEMKRSGLRGRGGAGFPTGMKWEFCSKVKGDQKFILCNGDEGDPGAFMDRSIMEADPHVVLEGMIIGAKAIGANKGYIYVRAEYPLAVSRLQLAINQAREHGLLGDDILGTGFNLDIEIYQGAGAFVCGEETALMRSLEGKRGMPRPRPPFPAVKGLWDKPTVLNNVETYANIPQIILNGGDWYRSLGTEKSTGTKVFALSGAINNIGLIEVPMGIPLKKIIYDIGGGIPKGRKFKAVQLGGPSGGCIPEHLLDTPVTYEDIVQTGAIIGSGGMVVMNDLNCMVSVAKFFLEFTAEESCGKCPPCRIGTTVMLDILTNITEGKGKPGDIALLQDMSQDIISTSLCGLGQTAPNPVLTTIKYFKEEYESHIHEQWCKTGVCKDLCTFYVDEEKCKGCGACKRVCPQAAVAGEKKAAHRIDQSKCIQCRSCYEACKFDSIKIGPLSMREALKETTDQAALRDKVAATLAGKEE; encoded by the coding sequence ATGAGCAACTACCGTACTAATGTAATGCTGTGTGGAGGGACCGGCTGTATCGCCGGCGGCAGCTTGAAGCTGAAGACCGCATTCGATGCGGAAATAAATAAACGAGGGCTCCAGAACGAGATCAACATCGTGCTGACCGGCTGCAACGGCTTCTGCGCCGAGGGCCCGGTCATGACCGTCTACCCCGACGATATCTTCTACGAGAAGGTGACGGCCGCCGATGTGCCGACGATCGTTGAAGAGCACTTCATCAAGGGGCGGCCGGTACAGCGCCTCCTGTACAAGGAACCGCTCAAGAAGCAGACCATCCCGCTGACGAAAGATATCCCCTTCTTCAATCTCCAGGTCTTGAGGGCGCTCCGGAACAAGGGGCTCATCGACCCCGAGAAGATCGAAGAGTATATCGCCCGCGACGGTTACCAGGCCGCTGCAAAGGCGCTGACCGAAATGACTCCCCAGCAGGTCATCGAGGAGATGAAGCGCTCGGGGCTCCGGGGCCGCGGCGGCGCCGGGTTCCCGACGGGAATGAAGTGGGAGTTCTGCTCGAAGGTGAAGGGCGATCAGAAGTTCATTCTCTGCAACGGCGACGAGGGCGACCCCGGCGCGTTCATGGACAGAAGCATCATGGAGGCCGACCCCCATGTGGTCCTCGAGGGAATGATCATCGGCGCAAAGGCGATCGGTGCGAACAAGGGCTATATCTACGTCCGGGCGGAGTATCCCCTGGCCGTCAGCCGTCTGCAGCTCGCCATAAACCAGGCCAGGGAGCACGGGCTGCTCGGCGACGATATCCTCGGCACCGGCTTCAATCTCGACATCGAGATCTACCAGGGCGCCGGCGCCTTTGTCTGCGGCGAGGAGACCGCGCTCATGCGGTCTCTCGAAGGCAAGCGGGGCATGCCGCGTCCGCGTCCGCCCTTCCCCGCCGTCAAGGGGCTCTGGGACAAGCCTACGGTCCTCAACAACGTCGAGACCTATGCGAATATCCCGCAGATCATCCTGAACGGCGGCGACTGGTACCGCAGCCTCGGCACCGAGAAGTCGACCGGCACCAAGGTCTTCGCCCTGAGCGGCGCGATCAACAATATCGGTCTCATCGAAGTGCCCATGGGCATCCCGCTCAAAAAGATCATCTACGACATCGGCGGCGGCATCCCGAAGGGGCGGAAGTTCAAGGCGGTGCAGCTCGGCGGTCCGTCGGGAGGCTGTATCCCCGAACATCTCCTCGACACCCCGGTCACCTATGAGGACATCGTGCAGACCGGCGCGATCATCGGGTCGGGCGGTATGGTCGTCATGAACGACCTGAACTGCATGGTGAGCGTCGCCAAATTCTTCCTCGAGTTCACTGCCGAGGAGTCGTGCGGCAAATGCCCGCCCTGCAGGATCGGCACTACGGTCATGCTCGACATCCTGACCAATATAACGGAAGGAAAGGGCAAGCCCGGCGATATCGCGCTCCTCCAGGATATGTCGCAGGACATCATCTCGACTTCGCTCTGCGGCCTCGGCCAGACCGCGCCCAACCCGGTCCTGACCACCATCAAGTACTTCAAGGAGGAGTACGAATCCCATATCCATGAGCAGTGGTGCAAGACCGGCGTCTGCAAGGACCTCTGCACCTTCTATGTCGATGAAGAGAAGTGCAAGGGCTGCGGCGCCTGCAAGCGGGTCTGCCCCCAAGCCGCGGTAGCGGGAGAGAAGAAAGCGGCCCACCGCATCGATCAGTCGAAGTGCATCCAGTGCCGCTCGTGCTACGAAGCGTGCAAGTTCGATTCGATAAAGATCGGGCCGTTGAGCATGCGCGAAGCGCTGAAAGAGACGACCGACCAGGCAGCCCTGAGAGACAAAGTGGCCGCCACCCTCGCGGGAAAGGAGGAGTAA